The Toxorhynchites rutilus septentrionalis strain SRP chromosome 3, ASM2978413v1, whole genome shotgun sequence genome includes a region encoding these proteins:
- the LOC129774432 gene encoding uncharacterized protein LOC129774432 yields MDVATFGATCSAASAQYVKNMNAKEHNQQYPRAVEAILKSHYVDDYLDSFSTEAEAEKISSEVRLVHYNGGFHLRNWRSNSEKVLTVLGEPAEVESKNLNLESGEQVDRVLGMLWSSRSDELSFSTRMSKEVKNLLGSDARPTKRQVLRCVMSLFDPLGLLAPFIIHGKVLIQELWRAGTEWRAICDEVFEHWKRWIKMIEFISTVRIPRCYFQRATESTYEGAQIHVFVDASEIAYSCAVYIRTAIVGDVLDCVLIAGKNKVAPLIPMSIPRLELQGCVLGTRLLKFIQENHPIEFTRRFLWTDSMTALSWIRSDPRRYKPFVAHRVGEILENTNVNEWRWVPSKLNPADEATKWGRGPYFNQESRWFTGPDFLRSPAEEWPERMEPLVATAEDARPSVLYHFAAEPVLDFQRFSSWKWMLRTTAYVLRYLFNIRNPNRRLRGSLSQPELLNAERTIFKLAQRESYADEMATLEKSKAMSNQVFVNRKSKIYKLMPVMDDVGLLRQRSRIIAAKDVSYDSRFPIILPSKHRAVSLLVENYHRRYRHANNETIVNELRQHYVIPNLRRIVKTIAYKCQLCKIRKARPYNPPMAALPPARLALHCRPFTYVGLDYFGPFLTKVGRSNVKRWIALFTCLTVRAVHLEIAYSLSTASCISCIRRFLGRRGSPAEIFSDNGTNFQGAERVLRAQIDKELSETFTSTTMKWSFIPPGAPHMGGAWERLVRSVKLAMEDAYTEGKLTDEELLTLIVEAESIVNSRPLTYLPLDSEETEALTPNHFLIMSSSGSKCSSVDMGNSQRSLRENWNSIQQQVHKFWQRFLVEYLPVIRRQPKWFDETKPLQVGDLVLVADGEKPKEKKSL; encoded by the coding sequence ATGGATGTTGCGACGTTCGGAGCGACATGCTCGGCTGCCTCCGCGCAATATGTGAAAAATATGAACGCCAAAGAACATAATCAGCAGTATCCAAGGGCCGTCGAAGCGATATTGAAGAGCCATTACGTCGACGATTATCTCGACAGTTTTAGCACTGAAGCTGAAGCAGAGAAAATTTCATCGGAAGTACGACTAGTTCACTACAACGGCGGGTTTCATCTACGGAATTGGAGATCAAATAGTGAAAAGGTCCTGACTGTACTCGGAGAACCAGCGGAAGTAGAGAGCAAGAACCTGAACTTAGAAAGTGGCGAACAAGTTGATAGAGTACTAGGAATGCTATGGTCGTCAAGATCGGATGAACTAAGTTTCTCCACCCGCATGAGCAAGGAAGTGAAGAACCTTCTGGGAAGTGACGCTCGACCAACCAAACGTCAAGTTTTGCGGTGTGTTATGTCCCTATTCGATCCTCTAGGGCTTCTTGCACCGTTCATAATTCATGGTAAAGTGCTAATTCAAGAGTTGTGGCGAGCTGGAACGGAGTGGCGAGCCATATGCGATGAGGTGTTCGAACATTGGAAGCGATGGATCAAGATGATAGAATTTATTTCAACCGTCAGGATTCCCAGGTGTTATTTTCAACGAGCCACTGAATCGACGTACGAAGGAGCCCAGATTCACGTGTTCGTCGATGCTAGTGAAATTGCTTATTCCTGTGCTGTGTACATACGAACGGCTATAGTTGGCGATGTTCTCGATTGTGTCTTGATTGCTGGAAAAAACAAGGTAGCTCCGTTGATACCGATGTCCATTCCTAGGCTGGAACTGCAAGGATGTGTACTAGGAACGCGTTTACTGAAGTTTATTCAAGAAAATCATCCTATTGAATTTACTAGAAGGTTTCTTTGGACAGACTCAATGACAGCACTGTCATGGATTCGGTCGGATCCAAGACGCTACAAACCCTTTGTAGCTCATCGGGTAGGAGAAATTCTGGAGAATACGAATGTCAATGAGTGGAGGTGGGTTCCGTCCAAACTAAACCCAGCGGACGAAGCAACTAAGTGGGGTCGAGGTCCTTATTTTAACCAGGAGAGCCGATGGTTCACCGGGCCAGATTTCCTGCGAAGTCCAGCAGAAGAATGGCCGGAAAGAATGGAGCCGTTAGTAGCTACAGCCGAAGATGCCAGACCTTCGGTGTTATATCATTTTGCAGCTGAACCAGTACTAGACTTCCAACGATTTTCATCGTGGAAGTGGATGCTACGTACCACAGCTTATGTTCTTCGGTACCTATTCAACATCCGGAATCCAAACCGGAGGCTGCGAGGATCACTTTCACAACCCGAGCTACTCAATGCAGAGCGAACCATCTTCAAGCTTGCGCAGAGAGAAAGCTATGCGGATGAAATGGCGACCCTCGAAAAGTCTAAGGCGATGAGCAATCAGGTGTTTGTCAATCGAAAAAGCAAGATCTACAAGTTGATGCCTGTAATGGATGACGTAGGCTTGTTGCGGCAGCGAAGCCGCATAATTGCTGCAAAAGATGTTTCTTACGATTCCCGATTTCCCATAATATTGCCCTCCAAGCACCGAGCAGTGAGTCTTCTGGTAGAGAACTATCATCGACGCTACCGACACGCGAATAACGAAACCATCGTTAATGAGCTCCGTCAGCATTACGTTATTCCGAATTTACGTCGGATCGTAAAAACGATTGCATATAAATGCCAGCTCTGTAAAATCCGCAAGGCACGTCCATACAACCCACCCATGGCCGCTCTTCCACCAGCTCGACTGGCGTTGCATTGTCGTCCGTTTACGTACGTAGGGCTGGATTATTTTGGTCCGTTCTTAACGAAAGTGGGGAGATCAAACGTGAAAAGGTGGATTGCCCTATTCACGTGTCTTACAGTTCGAGCTGTCCACCTCGAAATTGCCTACAGTTTATCGACAGCTTCCTGCATTTCTTGCATACGAAGATTCCTCGGCCGTCGAGGATCACCGGCTGAAATATTTAGTGACAACGGTACAAATTTTCAAGGTGCGGAGCGAGTTCTCCGAGCGCAGATAGACAAGGAACTATCGGAAACGTTCACCAGCACCACAATGAAGTGGAGTTTCATTCCTCCCGGGGCTCCACATATGGGAGGAGCTTGGGAAAGGTTGGTGCGGTCAGTAAAGTTGGCTATGGAAGATGCATATACCGAAGGGAAGTTGACGGATGAGGAGCTGCTTACACTGATTGTGGAGGCAGAAAGTATTGTCAACTCGAGACCTCTGACATATTTACCATTGGATTCTGAGGAGACTGAAGCCTTGACACCGAATCATTTCTTGATCATGTCATCCAGTGGATCGAAGTGCAGCAGTGTTGATATGGGGAATTCTCAAAGAAGCCTTCGAGAGAATTGGAATAGTATTCAGCAGCAGGTGCACAAATTCTGGCAACGCTTTCTGGTAGAGTATCTGCCAGTCATCAGAAGACAGCCGAAATGGTTCGACGAAACCAAACCTTTGCAAGTTGGTGACTTGGTATTGGTTGCAGATGGCGAAAAACCTAAggagaagaaatcactttga
- the LOC129774433 gene encoding uncharacterized protein LOC129774433, whose amino-acid sequence MQKSLLQQQYSERQQPSAQQPHMMQQFSSQQSPVGHIPEKQHFPLYNPVVQQLPVRHSLMQHSPTMKPPIYHPPRQHCSMQEPLQQDYSSQQRPAHDPTTSEFVQLSSNPNEQELMPTQRQLTSRQSLARDLPTFSEDPAEWPIFISNFEYTTKTCGYTEGENMVRLQRCLRGRALECVRSRLVFPTAVPQVIEALRMRYGRPELLINALLQKVRATPAPRGDKLEALIEYAMVVQELCDHIEAANETAHLSNPTLLQELVGKLPADQKLMWAGFKRGRPVVDLKKFSEYMTGVMQDASSVVLYDSDSRKSSGRERMKTYVNSHLANVEETPASTTAQSKPSGCLHCGKEGHKLRECHAFGALSIDDRWRRIRTLKLCQICLFDHGRRACRSNSKCNVNGCQFKHHPLLHGKSTTPTTQVANNHIHRLLDSVVLFRIVPVTLYGKTGKINTFAFLDEGSSLTLIEGALVAQLGLTGNPHPLCLRWTGNTSRIEKESQTVTIAISGVHQQRRYQLVNARTVNSLDLPTQSFDFEEAAKRFAYLEQLPFQSYRNAKPELLIGLDNLKLAVPLKTREGDGSGPIAVKTRLGWCIYGRRDSRANEGFSFHICGCTGNDELHETVKQFFAVEDNGVRQIGICPSAEEQRAQELLEKTTKRIGRHFETGLLWANDDIELPDSYSMALHRYQCLQRRMDRNPDLRENISRQMEDYVKKGYAHRATPAELENTDPRKIWFLPLGAVTNPNKPGKVRLVWDAAAKVSGVFLNSVLLKGPDQLTLLPAVLFRFRMYSIAVSADIEQMFHQLRIISCD is encoded by the coding sequence ATGCAAAAGTCTCTCCTCCAGCAGCAGTATTCCGAGCGTCAGCAGCCCTCAGCGCAGCAGCCGCACATGATGCAACAGTTTTCGAGCCAGCAATCTCCAGTTGGGCATATTCCTGAGAAGCAACATTTTCCGCTGTATAATCCTGTGGTACAGCAACTTCCAGTGCGTCATTCTCTTATGCAGCATTCACCGACAATGAAACCTCCGATTTATCATCCTCCGAGGCAGCATTGTTCGATGCAGGAACCTCTACAGCAGGATTATTCAAGTCAGCAGCGTCCAGCGCATGACCCCACAACTTCTGAATTTGTACAGCTAAGTTCGAATCCAAACGAGCAAGAACTGATGCCCACACAGCGTCAGCTCACCTCACGTCAATCTTTAGCTCGTGATCTTCCAACGTTTTCTGAAGATCCAGCTGAATGGCCGATATTTATATCCAATTTTGAATACACGACGAAGACATGTGGGTATACAGAAGGAGAAAACATGGTTCGCCTCCAACGATGCCTGCGTGGTCGAGCGCTGGAGTGTGTTCGAAGTCGTCTTGTTTTCCCGACAGCGGTTCCACAAGTGATTGAGGCATTACGTATGAGATACGGACGTCCAGAGCTGCTAATCAACGCTTTGTTGCAGAAGGTCCGAGCAACTCCCGCTCCTCGTGGAGATAAGCTGGAAGCCCTTATCGAGTACGCGATGGTTGTTCAAGAATTGTGTGATCATATTGAGGCAGCGAATGAAACAGCGCACTTATCAAACCCAACTCTTCTGCAAGAGCTTGTCGGGAAGTTACCCGCGGATCAGAAGCTGATGTGGGCCGGCTTTAAACGTGGACGACCAGTGGTAGACCTGAAAAAGTTCAGCGAGTACATGACGGGAGTAATGCAGGATGCGTCAAGTGTAGTCCTGTATGATTCGGATTCCCGGAAAAGCAGTGGCAGAGAGAGAATGAAAACGTACGTTAATTCACACTTGGCTAATGTTGAAGAGACACCTGCTTCGACGACGGCACAATCCAAGCCTAGTGGATGTTTGCATTGCGGAAAGGAGGGTCACAAGCTTCGTGAGTGCCATGCGTTCGGAGCGCTCTCCATTGATGATCGTTGGCGACGAATTCGAACACTGAAGCTGTGTCAAATATGTCTGTTTGATCATGGTAGAAGAGCATGTCGTAGTAACAGCAAGTGCAACGTGAATGGTTGTCAGTTTAAGCATcatcctttgcttcacggaaaATCAACGACTCCTACAACTCAAGTGGCGAATAATCACATTCATCGACTTTTGGATTCCGTTGTTCTGTTCCGTATAGTACCTGTGACGCTATATGGAAAGACGGGGAAAATCAACACCTTCGCTTTTCTGGATGAAGGCTCGTCATTGACTCTTATTGAGGGTGCACTGGTGGCGCAACTAGGGTTGACAGGAAATCCACATCCACTTTGCCTGCGGTGGACGGGAAACACGTCACGCATAGAGAAGGAGTCGCAGACTGTGACGATCGCAATATCCGGTGTGCATCAGCAACGCCGTTACCAGTTGGTAAATGCTCGTACGGTTAATAGTTTGGACCTCCCAACGCAATCTTTCGACTTTGAGGAGGCCGCAAAGAGATTCGCTTACCTCGAACAACTGCCGTTTCAAAGCTATCGTAACGCTAAACCAGAGCTTTTGATTGGATTAGACAATTTGAAACTTGCTGTGCCGTTGAAGACAAGAGAAGGCGATGGATCTGGGCCAATTGCCGTAAAAACACGATTAGGTTGGTGCATCTATGGAAGACGAGATTCACGAGCCAATGAAGGATTCAGCTTCCATATTTGCGGATGTACGGGAAACGACGAATTACACGAAACAGTCAAACAGTTTTTCGCAGTAGAGGACAACGGAGTAAGGCAAATCGGGATCTGTCCTAGCGCGGAGGAACAGCGAGCTCAAGAACTATTAGAAAAAACAACGAAGCGTATCGGAAGGCACTTCGAAACAGGACTTCTCTGGGCAAATGACGACATTGAGTTACCCGATAGTTACAGCATGGCGTTGCATCGGTATCAGTGTCTTCAACGAAGAATGGACCGCAATCCGGATCTTCGCGAGAATATCAGTCGTCAAATGGAAGATTATGTGAAAAAAGGTTACGCACATCGAGCGACTCCTGCTGAGTTGGAGAATACTGATCCCAGGAAAATTTGGTTTTTACCATTAGGAGCAGTAACGAATCCAAACAAGCCTGGAAAGGTACGCCTTGTTTGGGACGCGGCGGCCAAGGTCTCTGGTGTATTTTTGAACAGTGTATTACTGAAAGGACCAGATCAACTGACACTATTGCCTGCTGTCTTGTTCCGATTTCGTATGTACTCCATAGCAGTTAGTGCAGATATAGAACAGATGTTCCATCAGTTGAGAATCATATCATGCGATTAG